The Eriocheir sinensis breed Jianghai 21 chromosome 4, ASM2467909v1, whole genome shotgun sequence genome has a segment encoding these proteins:
- the LOC127010086 gene encoding out at first protein-like isoform X1, producing the protein MYFLCVLVLVAHLGTGGAQLVVNVKTQVGRGAEMREGGEVFKETITANISDDSVMLEFPQNDGTYISQLIDFKQELQIFKVIVLGEEELGQHQFQVMCFIMRFFKNNFISSDAMSKLRQKNPGTVRVPEEDRGTEEVELDVSVDVPRAGILSPHIPVMCSMAATSTYASDRDIKLWATQRRELDGDWSLVSDVTRHLPTRGVPRCGDGGRDLANSCACHYQVCIAWYPCGLKYCKGRDNSGKAVSYRCGIRTCRRCRNFSYFVPQRQLCLWDD; encoded by the exons ATGTATTTCCTGTGTGTGCTGGTGCTCGTGGCCCACCTGGGGACGGGGGGGGCCCAGCTGGTGGTCAACGTGAAGACACAGGTGGGGCGCGGGGCAGAGATGAGGGAG GGTGGTGAGGTGTTTAAGGAGACTATAACAGCAAACATATCTGATGACTCTGTCATGCTGGAGTTTCCTCAGAATGATGGAACATACATCTCCCAGCTGATAGATTTCAAACAG GAGTTGCAAATCTTTAAGGTGATTGTTCTTGGGGAGGAGGAGCTGGGGCAGCACCAGTTCCAGGTGATGTGCTTCATCATGCGCTTTTTCAAGAACAACTTCATATCCTCTGATGCCATGTCCAAACTCAGGCAG AAAAACCCAGGGACAGTGCGGGTCCCTGAGGAGGACCGAGGAACAGAGGAGGTGGAGCTCGATGTGAGTGTGGATGTTCCTCGTGCCGGTATCCTGTCCCCTCACATACCCGTCATGTGCAGTATGGCGGCCACCTCCACTTATGCCTCAGACCGGGACATAAAGCTGTGGGCTACGCAACGCAGAG AACTGGATGGTGACTGGTCGCTAGTGAGTGATGTGACCCGTCACCTGCCAACCCGTGGGGTGCCTCGCTGTGGAGATGGCGGCAGGGATCTCGCCAACTCCTGCGCTTGTCACTACCAG GTGTGCATTGCCTGGTATCCATGTGGCCTCAAGTACTGCAAGGGCCGAGACAACTCTGGCAAGGCTGTGTCCTACCGCTGTGGCATACGGACTTGTCGCAGGTGTAGAAACTTCAGCTACTTTGTACCCCAGCGACAGTTGTGTTTGTGGGATGATTGA
- the LOC127010086 gene encoding out at first protein-like isoform X2: MYFLCVLVLVAHLGTGGAQLVVNVKTQGGEVFKETITANISDDSVMLEFPQNDGTYISQLIDFKQELQIFKVIVLGEEELGQHQFQVMCFIMRFFKNNFISSDAMSKLRQKNPGTVRVPEEDRGTEEVELDVSVDVPRAGILSPHIPVMCSMAATSTYASDRDIKLWATQRRELDGDWSLVSDVTRHLPTRGVPRCGDGGRDLANSCACHYQVCIAWYPCGLKYCKGRDNSGKAVSYRCGIRTCRRCRNFSYFVPQRQLCLWDD; the protein is encoded by the exons ATGTATTTCCTGTGTGTGCTGGTGCTCGTGGCCCACCTGGGGACGGGGGGGGCCCAGCTGGTGGTCAACGTGAAGACACAG GGTGGTGAGGTGTTTAAGGAGACTATAACAGCAAACATATCTGATGACTCTGTCATGCTGGAGTTTCCTCAGAATGATGGAACATACATCTCCCAGCTGATAGATTTCAAACAG GAGTTGCAAATCTTTAAGGTGATTGTTCTTGGGGAGGAGGAGCTGGGGCAGCACCAGTTCCAGGTGATGTGCTTCATCATGCGCTTTTTCAAGAACAACTTCATATCCTCTGATGCCATGTCCAAACTCAGGCAG AAAAACCCAGGGACAGTGCGGGTCCCTGAGGAGGACCGAGGAACAGAGGAGGTGGAGCTCGATGTGAGTGTGGATGTTCCTCGTGCCGGTATCCTGTCCCCTCACATACCCGTCATGTGCAGTATGGCGGCCACCTCCACTTATGCCTCAGACCGGGACATAAAGCTGTGGGCTACGCAACGCAGAG AACTGGATGGTGACTGGTCGCTAGTGAGTGATGTGACCCGTCACCTGCCAACCCGTGGGGTGCCTCGCTGTGGAGATGGCGGCAGGGATCTCGCCAACTCCTGCGCTTGTCACTACCAG GTGTGCATTGCCTGGTATCCATGTGGCCTCAAGTACTGCAAGGGCCGAGACAACTCTGGCAAGGCTGTGTCCTACCGCTGTGGCATACGGACTTGTCGCAGGTGTAGAAACTTCAGCTACTTTGTACCCCAGCGACAGTTGTGTTTGTGGGATGATTGA